The nucleotide window GCCGACGCCCCGGTGCAGCATCCGCACCGGCGTTTCGGCGGCCGGCGCAGCCCGGTCAGCATCGGTGCCATCGGCATCCTGATCCTGCTGATGCTCGGACTGAGCTCGTTCTATCTCGCCGAACTGCCGCTGCTCGGCGCGGGTGCGCGCTACACCGCGAAGTTCACCGAGGCCGCCGGTCTGAAGCCGGGCAACGAGGTGCGCGTCGCGGGCGTGAAGGTGGGCGAGGTCGACGACGTGACCCTCGACGGGGATCGCGTCAACGTGACCTTCCGGGTGGAGGACACCTGGATCGGCGACCAGACGCAGGCGACCATCCAGATCAAGACAATCCTCGGTCAGAAGTTCCTGTCGCTGAACCCGCGTGGCAGCGAGCCCGCCGATCCCGACGTCCCGCTGACCGACACGGTGGCCCCGTACGACGTCATCGAGGCGTTCTCGGGCGCGGCCGAGCAGATCGGCGAGCTCGACAACGACCAGCTGGCCGAGTCGATGCGCGTGCTCTCGGACACCTTCTCGGGGACCGCGGGTACGACCGGTCCGGCGCTGGACGGCATCGCCCGCCTGTCGCAGACGATCTCCAGCCGCGACCAGGAGGTTCAGCGTCTGCTGGCCGCGACGAAGGACACCTCGAAGATCCTGGCCGATCGCAACGAGGAGTTCGTGCGCCTCATCGGCGGCGCGGGTCAGCTGCTCGACGAGCTGAACAACCGTCAGCGCAACATCTCGGCGCTGCTGGCCAGCACCACGAGCCTCAGCGACTCGCTCACCGGCATCGTGCGCGACAACGAGGAGCAGATCGGACCGGCACTCGACGCGCTGAAGGGCGTCAACGAGTTGCTGCAGCGTCAGAACCAGAACATCCGCGACTCGATCAAGTACATGGCGCCGTTCTATCGCCTGTACGCGAACGTGCTCGGCAACGGTCGCTGGTTCGAGTCCTCGGTGGTGAACCTGCTGCCGCCGGCGCTGCCACAGCAGAACACGACGCGTCCGCCGAACAAGCAGGCCTTGGAGAACCAGGGCGGGACGGGAGTCGGCTGATGACCACACCGGATCTGACCCAGAATTCGGGTCCCGGCCGCTGGTTCACGCCGCGGCACATCGTGGTGATCGTGATCGGGCTGATCATCGCGCTCATCCTCGCGGGAGCGCTCTGGTGGGTGTTCTCCTCGACCGGCACCACGAAGATCACCGCGACCTTCAAGCGGTCGGTCGGCATCTACGAGGGCTCCGACGTCCGGGTGCTCGGTGTGGCCGTCGGCAAGGTCGACTCGGTCACGCCGGAGGGCGAGACGGTGAAGGTGACCATGACCGTCGACCGCGGGGTCGAGCTGCCCGCGGATGTCCGTGCGGTGCAGATCATCCCGTCGGTCGTCGCGGATCGCTACGTGCAGCTCACCCCCGCCTACACGGGTGGGGAGAAGGCGCCGCGCGACCTCACCCTCTCCGTCGACCAGACGATGGTCCCGGTGGAGGTCGACCAGATCTACGCCAGCGTCAAGGAACTGTCCGACGCCCTCGGACCCGATGGCGCCAACAAGACCGACGGCACCGGCCGCCAGGGTGCGGTGAGTGAACTCGTCACGACCGGCGCGGAGAACCTCGAGGGCAACGGCGAGAAGCTCGGTGCGGCCATCGAGGGACTGTCGAAGGCCTCGACGACGCTGAGCGATTCGCGCGGCAACCTCTTCGACACCGTGAAGAACCTGAACACCTTCGTCGGCGCACTGCGCGAGAACGATGCGCAGGTACGGCAGTTCAACACCCAGATGGCCTCGTTCAACCAGTTCCTCGCCGGTGAGCGCGAGCAGCTCGCCGCCGCGCTGAACAAACTGTCGATCGCTCTCGGCGACGTGGCGACCTTCCTCGCCGACAACCGCGAGCAGATCGGCGAGACGGTGAAGGACCTGCAGCCGACGACCCAGGCGCTGCTCGACCAGAAGAACAACCTCAAAGAGGTCCTGACCGTGCTGCCGATCACGGTGAACAACCTGATCAACGCCTACGACGCCGAGTCGGGCACGCTGTCGATGCGGCTGACGATCCCGGACCTGCAGGACCTGATCGGAGCGCAGTGTCGCCTGCTCGACCTCGGGCAGCTGTTGCCGGGCAACCCCGCGGCCGATCAGTTCAGCGACACGTTGCGTCCGCTGATCAGCCAGTGCGAGGAGATCGGTGACCAGATCCAGAAGGGTGTGCTCGAGCCGCTGCTGCCCGTGCTGCCGTTCGGCATCATGAGCAACAACAAGCTGCAGCGCGCGCCGGTGCCGGGCACCGTCCCGGGCAACCCCGACCCCGAGATCGGCAACCCGTCGTCCTCGAGGTCGCCGGCCCCGTCGTCCACCCCGCGACCCCGGGGAGGCAACTGATGAACCGCTCGTCGATGCGTACGGCGATGGCCGGCGCAGCACTGTCGCTGACCCTGCTGGTGACCGGCTGCATGTCCAACGGCATCCAGTCGATCCCGCTGCCCGGTGGCGTGAACACCGGGGACAACGCGCGCACGTACAAGATCCAGTTCGACGACGTGCTCGACCTCGTGCCCCAGTCGACGGTCAAGCGCGACGGCATCCCGGTCGGGCGCGTGACCAAGGTCGAGGTGCCGAACGACCAGTGGTTCGCCCAGGTCACCGTCGAGGTGCAGAACAACGTCGATCTCTCCGACGAGGCCGAGGCGAGCGTGCAGCAGACCTCGCTGCTCGGCGAGAAGTTCGTGGCGTTGACCGAACCGGACGGCAGTGCCGACGCGCCGCGCCAGAACCCCGACCAGCCGATCCCGGTGTCGCGGACACGCACCGCCACCGACATCGAGCAGGTTCTCGGCGCACTGGCCCTGCTGCTCAACGGCGGTGGTCTCAATCAGCTGCAGCCGATCGTCACCGAGCTGAACAAGGCGCTCGACGGCCGGACCGACAAGGTCCGCAACCTGATCGGCGAGACCGAGGACCTCATCGCCGGGCTGAACCGGCAGCGTGACGACATCATCACCGCCATCGACGGTCTGGCCGAGTTGTCGACGCGCACGGCCGCGCAGACCGCGCAGATCGACCGCATCCTCAAGCAGCTGCCCGCGGGCGTCGAGGTGCTGGAGGAGCAGCGACCGCAGTTCGTCGAGCTGCTGACCAAGCTCGATCAGCTCGGTCAGGTCGGTACCGATGTGCTGGGCAAGTCGCGCACGGCGCTGATCAACGATCTGAAGGCGTTGCGGCCGGTGCTCACCCAGCTCGCCGCCGCGGCTCCCGATCTCATCACCGCGGCGCCGCTGATGCTCACCCACCCGTTCCCGGACTGGCTGTTGCCGGGTGTCCGCGGTGACTCGACCAACCTGTTCATGACGCTCGACCTCCGCGTGCTCAATCAGCTCGAGGCGCTCGGCGTCGGCCAGGGGACCCCGAAGTACTCGCCGCCTGCTCGCGTGAGCGTGCCGGTCGACCCGCGCAACCCGTACTACCGCGGCAACGGACCGCGCTACGGGTGGCCGACCATCACCTTGCTTCCGCCGGGTCCGAACTGGCGTCCGGGACCGAACACCCCGCCGTCGGGTGGGCGCTATCCCGCGTCCTTCTCCCGGCCGGCAGAGGGCGCCGGCCCGATGCCGACTCCCGCGACCCCGGGTCAGGGCATCCTCGACGGCCCGCTGGCCGCGATGGGACTCGCACCGGCGGCGCCCACCCAGAACCCGTCAGGAGCAGGACGATGATCGGCAAGCTAGTCAAGATACAGCTGATCGTGTTCGTGATCGTCGGTCTGGTGGCGCTGGTGTACGTGGGCGCGAAGTACGCCCGCCTGGACAAGCTCGCCGGCGTCGGGATGTACACGGTCACCGCCAAGCTGCCCGATTCGGGCGGCATCTTCACCAACGCCGAGGTCACCTACCAGGGTGTGCCCGTGGGTCGCGTCGGCAAGCTGACGCTCACGTCCGAGGGAGTCGACGTCGCGCTCGACATCGACTCGGGTGGGCCGGAGATCCCGGCGTCGGCGACCGCGGTCGTCGCGAACCGGTCGGCGATCGGCGAGCAGTTCGTCGACCTGCAACCGACGTCGTCGGAAGGGCCGTACCTGAAGGGCGGCGACACGATCACCAAGTACTCGCTTCCCGAGCCGCTCGAAGATGTGGTCGCCTCGGCGATCGACTTCACCGATTCGATCCCGGTCGACGACCTGAACACCGTCATCACCGAACTCGGCCGCGCGTTCAACGGGCAGGGTGAGAACCTCACCCGCCTCGTCGACTCGCTCGGCAAGCTGTCGCGGGCCGGCGTGGACAACCTGAGTGAGACCGTCGCGCTCATCCAGAACTCGAACGTCGTGCTAGGCACCCAGGCCGATCAGTCCGACGCGATCCTCACGTGGTCGCGCAACCTGAATCTGGTCACCGCGACGCTGGCCTCGGCCGATCCCGACCTTCGGCGACTGCTGACGACGGGCACGTTGTCGGCGACGCAGATCTCAGAGCTGATCCAGAAGAACGGCAACGACCTCTCCAAGGTCGTGAAGGATCTCGCCGAGGTGGCCCGCACGATCGAGCCGGCGACCTACACGACGTCGACGACGTTCGCCATGCTGTCCGCGCTGTCGGCGGGTAGCCATGCACCCGCTCCGGGCGACGGCCAGATCCACTTCGGCGTCGTCCTCGAGACCAACAATCCCGCGGCTTGTACCCGCGGTTACGAGAGCACGGATCTGGTGCTGGCGGAGGCACGCCGACAGAATCCGGACTTCGATCCGCGCTACGACGACTTCGCGTTCAACACCGAGGCCAAGTGCACGGTGCCGTTCGGTAACCCGACCGGTGTGCGCAGCGCCGAACGCGCCCAATACGCCAACCCCGCCTACCCGCAGCCGTGGGACAACACCCCCAAGAAAGATCCCGACAAGCTCAACCTCAACCCGCTCGCCCGGCAGCTCGCAGCGCTGCTCGGTGTCCGGCCGCGGTAGACCCGACCACCCGACGAGCGACGCCGTCGCGATCAGGCCGCATGGTCCGGCTCGTGGCCTTGGCTTGCGCTCAGGAGCGATATATACAGTGTGTTCCCGATGACTGGCACCCCAGAACCGACAGAGAAGAAGCCCAGCGGCATCCGCCCCGCCGTGCGCCGGGCGGCGAAGTACGCGCCGGTTGCACTGGCCGCAGTGGCGGTCGTGGTCGGCGTGGTGCTCGTGGCCGTGTTCGGTGTACGCGCCTACAACGTCTACTTCGACGAGTACCCCGCACAGGAGACCCGTGACGCCGCGACGCAGGCGGCCGAGCAGGCCGTCCTCAACATCACGACGATCGACCCGGCCGATCTGGACGGCTTCCGGGAACGTGCCGAGGCCTCGCTGACCGGCAAGGCCAAGACCGAGGTGCTCGGCGGCAAGGACGGCAGCGTCCTCGACATGCTCGGGACGGCCGGTCCCAACACCGCCAAATTGAGCGCGCGACTGCTGCGCAGCGCACCGAGCGAGGTCGACGCCGACGAGGACAAGGCCAAGGTGCTGGTCTATGTCGTGACGACACTCGAACGTCCCGGCCAGCCCGGCATCGACGAGACGCGCGGCTTCGACGTCAGCATGACCAAGGACGGCGACGCCTGGAAGGCCGAGAACATCCTCGGACTCGAGGGCATCGCCTACACCGACGCCGGCGGTGCGCCCGCTCCCGCGGCCCCGGCTCCGGAGGGGGGCAACTGATGGCCGCCGATCGCCCGAAGAAGAAGCCCACCCCGAAGCGCCGTCCGACCCCGAAGGTCGCCGGCCGGACCTCGTTGCCCCCTGAGGTGCGAGGAGCGAAAGCCGCCGGGCTGAGCGAGCGCAGCGAGTCGAAGTCGACGAGCCTCGAAGGGCCTGGCGACGAGCCTCGCGACGCAACCACGGTCAACGCAGAGTCGGCCGAGCCCGAGACCCCCACCAATCCCGACACCACCAAGCCCGACCTCACCAAGCCCAAGGCCAAGCCCGTCGCGCGGGTCTCGACCCTGCGCCGGGGCGACGCGTCGGCGTCGGGTGCTCCGACGACGGGCACGAAGGACCGCCCGATGGGGCGGCGTCCCGGCAGGCGGTCGAACCGGCGGGGGAGGAGCGGTGCGCGCAACTTCCTCGGCATCCGCACCGGAGTGCTCGCCGCGGTCGCGGCCGGGCTGTTCGTCGTCGCGGCGATCCTGGCGTTTCATCCCGGTGCCGAGATCGGCCCCAACAAGGCGTTCGTGGACCAGGAGTCGACGGCGCAGCTGACCTCGCAGGCCCAGGAGCGGATCTGCGCGGTGTTCGGGTACGACCACACCGAACTCGACGAGTGGCAGAAGCGTGCCCAGGACGCCCTCACCGGTCAGGCGCGTACCGAGTTCGACGAGACCCTGAAGGCGCAGCGTGAGCTGATCACGCAGACCAAGACGGGTGCGGAGTGTCGTGTCGACGCGATCGGCGTGCGGGACCTCAGCGGAGCCGACGACGGCGCGACGGCGACCGTCATCGCGAACCTCGTCGTGAGCGAGACCCAGAACAGCATGGCCACCAACAGCGGTGCGCCGCGCGCACAGTTCGCGATGGTGCGTGAGGGTGACCAGTGGCGGATTCGCGCTGTCGAGCCCTTCTGATCGGCCTCTCGCGCACGCAGATCACCAGGTCGGCAGCGGTGGCAAAACCCAACTTCACGAATTTCGCGCGTAGCGCTTGACGTGGAGGCGATGTCGGGCCACGCTGTGACCAGCGATCGACGTGCAGGCAGCCACCCGCGCGAAATCGTTTCCAGACGGCTTGACAAAGTGCGTCTATTTTCTGCTACAGTTGGACGTTGCGCTGGCTGCCTCCTGTCCATCTATCGATCCTTCTTCGGCCACTCCTTAGACGTGTGTGCTGCGGTGATCGCCGATCCCAGGGTGTCACCAGCGAACGGCCCATCAAGCCACGTACTGCACATCTAGGTTGTGAAAACGTCGTGTTGGAAGGACGCATCTTGGCAGTCAACCGCCAGTCCACCTCAACAATCCCCGGCGCGCCGCATCGCGCGTCGTTTGCAAAGATCAGCGAGCCGCTGGAGGTCCCAGGCCTCCTCGACCTCCAACTCGATTCATTCGAATGGCTCGTCGGTTCGCCGGAGTGGCGCGCCAAGGCGATCGCCCGCGGTGACGAGAACCCGACCGGCGGGCTCGAGGACATCCTCCACGAGCTGTCCCCGATCGAGGACTTCTCCGGTTCCATGTCCCTGTCGTTCTCCGAGCCGCACTTCGACGAGGTCAAGGCCTCCGTCGAGGAGTGCAAGGACAAGGACATGACCTACGCGGCGCCGTTGTTCGTCACCGCGGAGTTCATCAACAACAACACCGGCGAGATCAAGTCGCAGACCGTCTTCATGGGCGACTTCCCGATCATGACCGAAAAGGGCAGCTTCATCATCAACGGCACCGAGCGTGTCGTGGTGAGCCAGCTGGTCCGTAGCCCGGGCGTGTACTTCGACGCCTCGATCGACAAGACCACCGAGAAGACCCTGCACACCGTCAAGGTGATCCCGGGTCGCGGTGCGTGGCTGGAGTTCGACGTCGACAAGCGCGACACCGTCGGTGTGCGTATCGACCGCAAGCGCCGTCAGCCGGTCACCGTGCTGCTCAAGGCGCTGGGCTTCACCGCCGAGGAGATCACCGAGCGTTTCGGTTTCTCCGAGATCATGATGTCCACCCTGGAGAAGGACAACACCGGGAACCAGGACGAGGCGCTGCTCGAGGTCTACCGCAAGCTGCGTCCGGGTGAGCCGCCGACCAAGGAGTCCGCGGAGAACCTCCTGGAGAACCTCTTCTTCAAGGACAAGCGTTACGACCTCGCTCGCGTGGGCCGTTACAAGGTCAACAAGAAGCTGGGCCTGACCGGCAACCCCATGGTGGGTGAGTCGACGCTGACCCGCGAGGACATCATCGCGACCGTCGAGTACCTGGTGCGTCTGCACGAGGCCGACCCGCACACGACCACCTACATGACCGTCCCCGGTGGAGTCGAGGTGCCCGTCGAGGTCGACGACATCGACCACTTCGGCAACCGTCGCCTGCGTACCGTCGGCGAGCTGATCCAGAACCAGATCCGCGTGGGCCTCTCGCGTATGGAGCGTGTCGTGCGTGAGCGCATGACCACCCAGGACGTCGAGGCGATCACCCCGCAGACCCTGATCAACATCCGTCCCGTCGTGGCGGCGATCAAGGAGTTCTTCGGGACCAGCCAGCTGTCGCAGTTCATGGACCAGAACAACCCGCTGTCGGGTCTGACCCACAAGCGTCGTCTGTCGGCGCTGGGCCCGGGCGGTCTGAGCCGTGAGCGCGCCGGCCTCGAGGTGCGCGACGTGCACCCGTCGCACTACGGCCGCATGTGTCCGATCGAGACCCCTGAGGGTCCGAACATCGGTCTGATCGGTTCGCTGTCGGTGTACGCGCGGGTCAACCCGTTCGGCTTCATCGAGACGCCGTACCGCAAGGTCGTCGACGGTGTCGTCACCGACGAGATCGAGTACATGACCGCCGACGAGGAGGACCGCTTCCTCATCGGACAGGCGAACACCAACTTCGACGGCAACGGCCGCATCACCGACGAGCGTGTCCTGGTGCGCAAGAAGGGCTCCGAGGTCGAGTTCGTCGGCGCGACCGACGTCGAGTACCTCGACGTCTCGCCGCGTCAGATGGTGTCCGTCGCGACCGCGATGATCCCGTTCCTCGAGCACGACGACGCCAACCGCGCCCTGATGGGTGCGAACATGCAGCGTCAGGCCGTGCCGCTGGTGCGCAACGAGTCGCCGCTGGTCGGCACCGGCATGGAGCTGCGTGCCGCCGTCGACGCCGGTGACGTCATCGTGTCGGGCAAGACCGGTGTGGTGGAAGAGGTCTCGGCCGACTACATCACCGTCATGTCCGACGACGGCACCCGCGACACCTACCGGATGCGCAAGTTCGCGCGTTCCAACCACGGCACGTGTGCCAACCAGCGTCCGATCGTGGACGAGGGTCAGCGCGTGGAGTCCGGCCAGGTCCTCGCCGACGGCCCCTGCACCGAGAACGGTGAGATGGCGCTCGGCAAGAACCTGCTCGTGGCGATCATGCCGTGGGAGGGTCACAACTACGAGGACGCGATCATCCTGAGCCAGCGTCTCGTCGAAGAGGACGTGCTCACCTCGATCCACATCGAGGAGCACGAGATCGACGCCCGCGACACCAAGCTCGGTGCCGAGGAGATCACCCGGGACATCCCGAACGTCTCCGACGAGGTGCTCGCCGATCTCGACGAGCGCGGCATCGTGCGTATCGGTGCCGAGGTCCGCGACGGCGACATCCTGGTCGGCAAGGTCACCCCGAAGGGCGAGACCGAGCTGACCCCGGAAGAGCGTCTGCTGCGCGCGATCTTCGGTGAGAAGGCCCGTGAGGTCCGCGACACCTCGCTGAAGGTGCCGCATGGCGAGACCGGCAAGGTCATCGGCGTGCGCGTGTTCAGCCGCGAGGACGACGACGACCTGGCTCCCGGCGTCAACGAGCTGGTCCGCGTGTACGTGGCCCAGAAGCGCAAGATCCAGGACGGCGACAAGCTCGCCGGTCGTCACGGCAACAAGGGCGTCATCGGCAAGATCCTCCCGCAGGAGGACATGCCGTTCCTGCCCGACGGAACCCCGGTCGACATCATCCTGAACACCCACGGTGTGCCGCGTCGTATGAACATCGGTCAGATCCTGGAGACCCACCTCGGGTGGGTCGCCAAGGCCGGCTGGAACATCAACGTCGCCGAGGGTGTGCCGGAGTGGGCGTCGAGGCTGCCCGAGGACATGTACTCGGCCGAGCCCGACACCAACACCGCCACCCCGGTGTTCGACGGCGCTCGCGAGGAGGAGCTGACCGGACTGCTGTCCTCGAC belongs to Gordonia sp. KTR9 and includes:
- a CDS encoding MCE family protein; the encoded protein is MADNNDPNVRDDRDETDRDQADAPVQHPHRRFGGRRSPVSIGAIGILILLMLGLSSFYLAELPLLGAGARYTAKFTEAAGLKPGNEVRVAGVKVGEVDDVTLDGDRVNVTFRVEDTWIGDQTQATIQIKTILGQKFLSLNPRGSEPADPDVPLTDTVAPYDVIEAFSGAAEQIGELDNDQLAESMRVLSDTFSGTAGTTGPALDGIARLSQTISSRDQEVQRLLAATKDTSKILADRNEEFVRLIGGAGQLLDELNNRQRNISALLASTTSLSDSLTGIVRDNEEQIGPALDALKGVNELLQRQNQNIRDSIKYMAPFYRLYANVLGNGRWFESSVVNLLPPALPQQNTTRPPNKQALENQGGTGVG
- a CDS encoding MCE family protein, translating into MIGKLVKIQLIVFVIVGLVALVYVGAKYARLDKLAGVGMYTVTAKLPDSGGIFTNAEVTYQGVPVGRVGKLTLTSEGVDVALDIDSGGPEIPASATAVVANRSAIGEQFVDLQPTSSEGPYLKGGDTITKYSLPEPLEDVVASAIDFTDSIPVDDLNTVITELGRAFNGQGENLTRLVDSLGKLSRAGVDNLSETVALIQNSNVVLGTQADQSDAILTWSRNLNLVTATLASADPDLRRLLTTGTLSATQISELIQKNGNDLSKVVKDLAEVARTIEPATYTTSTTFAMLSALSAGSHAPAPGDGQIHFGVVLETNNPAACTRGYESTDLVLAEARRQNPDFDPRYDDFAFNTEAKCTVPFGNPTGVRSAERAQYANPAYPQPWDNTPKKDPDKLNLNPLARQLAALLGVRPR
- the rpoB gene encoding DNA-directed RNA polymerase subunit beta, whose translation is MAVNRQSTSTIPGAPHRASFAKISEPLEVPGLLDLQLDSFEWLVGSPEWRAKAIARGDENPTGGLEDILHELSPIEDFSGSMSLSFSEPHFDEVKASVEECKDKDMTYAAPLFVTAEFINNNTGEIKSQTVFMGDFPIMTEKGSFIINGTERVVVSQLVRSPGVYFDASIDKTTEKTLHTVKVIPGRGAWLEFDVDKRDTVGVRIDRKRRQPVTVLLKALGFTAEEITERFGFSEIMMSTLEKDNTGNQDEALLEVYRKLRPGEPPTKESAENLLENLFFKDKRYDLARVGRYKVNKKLGLTGNPMVGESTLTREDIIATVEYLVRLHEADPHTTTYMTVPGGVEVPVEVDDIDHFGNRRLRTVGELIQNQIRVGLSRMERVVRERMTTQDVEAITPQTLINIRPVVAAIKEFFGTSQLSQFMDQNNPLSGLTHKRRLSALGPGGLSRERAGLEVRDVHPSHYGRMCPIETPEGPNIGLIGSLSVYARVNPFGFIETPYRKVVDGVVTDEIEYMTADEEDRFLIGQANTNFDGNGRITDERVLVRKKGSEVEFVGATDVEYLDVSPRQMVSVATAMIPFLEHDDANRALMGANMQRQAVPLVRNESPLVGTGMELRAAVDAGDVIVSGKTGVVEEVSADYITVMSDDGTRDTYRMRKFARSNHGTCANQRPIVDEGQRVESGQVLADGPCTENGEMALGKNLLVAIMPWEGHNYEDAIILSQRLVEEDVLTSIHIEEHEIDARDTKLGAEEITRDIPNVSDEVLADLDERGIVRIGAEVRDGDILVGKVTPKGETELTPEERLLRAIFGEKAREVRDTSLKVPHGETGKVIGVRVFSREDDDDLAPGVNELVRVYVAQKRKIQDGDKLAGRHGNKGVIGKILPQEDMPFLPDGTPVDIILNTHGVPRRMNIGQILETHLGWVAKAGWNINVAEGVPEWASRLPEDMYSAEPDTNTATPVFDGAREEELTGLLSSTLPNRDGEVMVNGDGKATLFDGRSGEPFPYPVSVGYMYIIKLHHLVDDKIHARSTGPYSMITQQPLGGKAQFGGQRFGEMECWAMQAYGAAYTLQELLTIKSDDVVGRVKVYEAIVKGENIPEPGIPESFKVLLKELQSLCLNVEVLSSDGAAIEMHDTDDEDLERAAANLGINLSRNESATVDDLAN
- a CDS encoding MCE family protein encodes the protein MTTPDLTQNSGPGRWFTPRHIVVIVIGLIIALILAGALWWVFSSTGTTKITATFKRSVGIYEGSDVRVLGVAVGKVDSVTPEGETVKVTMTVDRGVELPADVRAVQIIPSVVADRYVQLTPAYTGGEKAPRDLTLSVDQTMVPVEVDQIYASVKELSDALGPDGANKTDGTGRQGAVSELVTTGAENLEGNGEKLGAAIEGLSKASTTLSDSRGNLFDTVKNLNTFVGALRENDAQVRQFNTQMASFNQFLAGEREQLAAALNKLSIALGDVATFLADNREQIGETVKDLQPTTQALLDQKNNLKEVLTVLPITVNNLINAYDAESGTLSMRLTIPDLQDLIGAQCRLLDLGQLLPGNPAADQFSDTLRPLISQCEEIGDQIQKGVLEPLLPVLPFGIMSNNKLQRAPVPGTVPGNPDPEIGNPSSSRSPAPSSTPRPRGGN
- a CDS encoding lipase chaperone — translated: MTGTPEPTEKKPSGIRPAVRRAAKYAPVALAAVAVVVGVVLVAVFGVRAYNVYFDEYPAQETRDAATQAAEQAVLNITTIDPADLDGFRERAEASLTGKAKTEVLGGKDGSVLDMLGTAGPNTAKLSARLLRSAPSEVDADEDKAKVLVYVVTTLERPGQPGIDETRGFDVSMTKDGDAWKAENILGLEGIAYTDAGGAPAPAAPAPEGGN
- a CDS encoding MCE family protein, translating into MNRSSMRTAMAGAALSLTLLVTGCMSNGIQSIPLPGGVNTGDNARTYKIQFDDVLDLVPQSTVKRDGIPVGRVTKVEVPNDQWFAQVTVEVQNNVDLSDEAEASVQQTSLLGEKFVALTEPDGSADAPRQNPDQPIPVSRTRTATDIEQVLGALALLLNGGGLNQLQPIVTELNKALDGRTDKVRNLIGETEDLIAGLNRQRDDIITAIDGLAELSTRTAAQTAQIDRILKQLPAGVEVLEEQRPQFVELLTKLDQLGQVGTDVLGKSRTALINDLKALRPVLTQLAAAAPDLITAAPLMLTHPFPDWLLPGVRGDSTNLFMTLDLRVLNQLEALGVGQGTPKYSPPARVSVPVDPRNPYYRGNGPRYGWPTITLLPPGPNWRPGPNTPPSGGRYPASFSRPAEGAGPMPTPATPGQGILDGPLAAMGLAPAAPTQNPSGAGR